In Neoarius graeffei isolate fNeoGra1 chromosome 9, fNeoGra1.pri, whole genome shotgun sequence, one genomic interval encodes:
- the p2ry8 gene encoding P2Y purinoceptor 8 — protein MSANASSIDNVTLSILQTKWSVNLMSFIYFIVTLVNLSGNGLSMWLLLFRTYPKTPSIIFMINLTITDLALGLALPFQIMYQLQGNNWTLGSSMCNVLTVTFFVNMYCSILTMTAISTERYIGIVKPMRYRQTNVKIRNAIFVCIVMWGIVLAVLSPLEKTDLTFYVQELNITTCFDILKKDMLPSVTHWAAFLFAMFGLLFLCPFIITVYCYIRIIRALIKNSKSNQKGRAVRLAFIVLFVFTVCFAPNNILLLAHTVAKLYYEKSLYMYYKLSLSLSCINSCLDPFIYYLASKDFRRKMRQMFKLQNHSMVDTEMSDVRRESFHSARTGSIGKADAKHTERSISRANSNL, from the coding sequence ATGAGTGCCAACGCCAGTAGTATAGACAATGTGACTCTGTCTATACTTCAGACCAAATGGTCTGTTAACCTTATGTCATTCATCTATTTCATTGTGACCCTGGTGAACCTTAGTGGGAATGGCCTTTCAATGTGGCTGCTGTTGTTCCGCACATACCCAAAGACCCCTTCCATCATCTTTATGATCAACCTCACCATCACTGACCTGGCACTGGGCTTAGCACTCCCTTTCCAGATCATGTACCAACTGCAAGGCAACAACTGGACCCTGGGCTCAAGCATGTGCAACGTACTTACAGTCaccttctttgttaacatgtatTGTTCCATTTTGACGATGACGGCTATCAGCACTGAGCGCTACATAGGTATTGTGAAACCTATGCGCTACAGACAGACAAATGTGAAGATCAGGAATGCAATTTTTGTATGCATAGTTATGTGGGGCATTGTTCTAGCAGTTCTCAGCCCTCTGGAGAAGACGGATCTAACATTTTACGTGCAAGAGCTCAATATCACCACCTGCTTTGACATTCTAAAGAAGGACATGCTCCCATCAGTCACACACTGGGCAGCCTTCCTGTTTGCGATGTTTGGCTTACTATTCCTTTGTCCCTTCATCATAACTGTGTACTGCTACATCAGGATCATCCGTGCTCTCATCAAAAATTCCAAAAGCAACCAGAAAGGTCGTGCTGTGCGCTTGGCTTTTATTGTCTTATTTGTGTTTACTGTCTGTTTTGCACCCAACAACATATTACTCCTGGCCCACACAGTAGCAAAGCTTTACTATGAAAAATCTCTGTACATGTACTATAAGCTGTCCCTCTCACTTAGCTGCATCAACAGCTGCTTGGATCCATTTATCTACTATTTAGCCTCAAAGGATTTCCGTCGAAAGATGAGACAGATGTTCAAGCTGCAAAACCACAGCATGGTGGATACAGAAATGAGTGATGTCCGCAGAGAGAGTTTCCATTCAGCTCGTACTGGTTCTATTGGGAAAGCAGATGCTAAACACACAGAAAGATCCATTAGTCGGGCCAATTCAAACTTATAG